The DNA sequence TGGCGAACCGATACGGGTATAGAATATTCTATAAAATACATACCATTGTATGGCACGGTACGTACCAGCCAGGGGGCTACTATTAATAATGTGTATTATGGTACCCCTAAAACAATTGAAAGGACCCTGTCTATTGGGCCGGTATTGCCATTTTATACATACAGGGTTAACGTGGATACCAATACCTTAACGAAGGAATTGAACATTGTGTATGATGAATAGCCTTTCGTTCATAAGCGGGGGGAGCTTCCGGGCGGTTTTTAACCAGGCTGCCCGGAGAACCCTGCGCCTTTCAGGACTTTGAGATGCAGGAGAAGGAGATTGGTATGAAGAAGCATGGGGTTTTAAATTTTATTTGCCTTTTTTCAATAATTGGTATTTTTCTGATGGTAGGCTGTTCTTTGGATGAGGATGGAGATGACTCCTATAAGATAAGCTATAATGCCAATGGGGCAGTCACCGGGATAGCCCCGGTGGATTCAAAAACCTATAGCTCCGGTTCCACCGCAACGGTCCTTGTTAAGGGAGATCTTGCGAAGGGGAACGAAATTTTTCTCGGGTGGAATACCAAGGCAGATGGATTAGGAACCACCTACCAGCCTTGGGATTCTATAAGTATCACCGGTAATGTCACCCTCTATGCAATGTGGGGGGTTTTTTCATATACGATTTCCTCAGGTCAAGCCACAATAACCGGTTATACCGGCACGGAAACCACCTTGATATTACCCGATACCCTGGCAGGTTATCCGATCGTAATAATTGGGGACAGAGCATTTTTCGGGAAAAATTTGGTCGCAGTGTACTTACCCGATAGTATTACTACTATTGGCGCCGAGGCATTTAGTTCCAATAAATTGATTGGGGTGACTATCCCCAGTGGTGTCACTTCCATTGGCGATGGGGCATTTGGAAGCAACCAATTAACCACGGTGAGTATCCCTGATAGCGTCACTTCCATCGGGGACAATGCATTTTCCTATAATAAATTGACCAGCGTAACTATCCCCGATAGCGTCACTTCTCTTAGTGGGTTTAATAACAATCAATTGACCGGCGTAACTATCCCCAGCGGTGTCACTTCTATCGGAGAGGCGGCATTTTCCAACAATCAATTGACCGGCGTAACTATCCCCAGCGGTGTCACTTCCATTGGCGATTCGGCATTTTCTCGCAATCAATTGACCGGCGTAACTATCCCCAGTGGTGTCACTTCTATCGGGAAGGGGGCATTTTCTAGCAATCAATTGACCAGCGTGACTATCCCCAATGGTGTCACCGGTGTCACTTCCATTAGTGCTTCGGCATTTTCCGGTAATAAATTGGAGACCATGACTATCCCCAATGGCATCACTTCCATTGGCGATTGGGCATTTTCCAGCAATCAATTGACCAGTGTGACCATCCCTAATACCGTCACTTCCATTGGCGATTGGGCATTTTCCAGCAATCAATTGACCACTGTGAACATCCCCAATAGTGTCACTTCCCTTAGTGGGTTTACTTGGAATCAATTGACTGCGGTGACTATCCCCAATAGTGTCACTTCCATCGGGGACAATGCATTTGAAGGCAATCAATTAACCACAGTGACCATCCCCAATAGTGTTATTTCCATTGGGAACAGCGCATTTAGCGAGAATGAACTGATCTCGGTGACCATCCCCAATAGTGTCACGTCCATTGAGCTACATGCATTTGCTAATAACAAACTGACCACGGTGACCATCCCCAATAGTCTCACGTCCATTGCGGGTAATGTATTTGGTTACAATCAATTGACCAGTGTGACCATCCCCAATGGCGTCACTTCCATCGAGGGGTATGCATTTCGGTACAACCAGTTGACTACGGTGACTATCCCTAATAGCGTCACTTCCATCGGGGAAAATGCATTTCAATACAACCAGTTGACTACGGTGACCATCCCTAATAGCGTCACTTCCATCAAGGAAGATGCGTTTATCTCCAATAGCTTGAAGCGTGTTGTGATCGGAGACGGTGTTGATATTTCTTTGTCTTTTGAAAACGATGCTTGGAAATACTTCGGGCTTGCCTATTCTCAAAGGGGTAGACTGTATGGCACTTATTCTGAGGTTAGTTATAACAGCTGGGCTAGGGAGGAATAGCCGGGGTTGGGCTAGGTGACAGTCATCAATATTTCTCGACAGTCCTCAGGTTTCGCGCCGGGGTATCATAGGTTAAGTATAGGTCATTTTTTACAGATCCTCAATTGAATTGCAGATTTGTAAAAAATGGAGTTTCAGCCTCACGTTCGTAATTGACACTTACTCCCGCCCCAACAACAGTATTTGTTATCACCATCAAAGACGAAAATCCGCAAAAAACTGTATATAAAGGGATATACTAAGCAGGATATAGGAGAACTTGACAAGCCCCTATTAAATAGGGTATATTTAAAATAGGAAATTATTTATGACTCGTGAATTTGTAATAATGCCGGAATTTGACCGCCAGTGGGATAGAATAGGTTTGGGTGATGAAGAACTCCGGCAGATGCAGGATGCTTT is a window from the Treponema primitia ZAS-1 genome containing:
- a CDS encoding leucine-rich repeat protein, coding for MKKHGVLNFICLFSIIGIFLMVGCSLDEDGDDSYKISYNANGAVTGIAPVDSKTYSSGSTATVLVKGDLAKGNEIFLGWNTKADGLGTTYQPWDSISITGNVTLYAMWGVFSYTISSGQATITGYTGTETTLILPDTLAGYPIVIIGDRAFFGKNLVAVYLPDSITTIGAEAFSSNKLIGVTIPSGVTSIGDGAFGSNQLTTVSIPDSVTSIGDNAFSYNKLTSVTIPDSVTSLSGFNNNQLTGVTIPSGVTSIGEAAFSNNQLTGVTIPSGVTSIGDSAFSRNQLTGVTIPSGVTSIGKGAFSSNQLTSVTIPNGVTGVTSISASAFSGNKLETMTIPNGITSIGDWAFSSNQLTSVTIPNTVTSIGDWAFSSNQLTTVNIPNSVTSLSGFTWNQLTAVTIPNSVTSIGDNAFEGNQLTTVTIPNSVISIGNSAFSENELISVTIPNSVTSIELHAFANNKLTTVTIPNSLTSIAGNVFGYNQLTSVTIPNGVTSIEGYAFRYNQLTTVTIPNSVTSIGENAFQYNQLTTVTIPNSVTSIKEDAFISNSLKRVVIGDGVDISLSFENDAWKYFGLAYSQRGRLYGTYSEVSYNSWAREE